CGCAAGTATATAGCTCCATCTCCTCTAGACAAAGCTCCATACTTTGCCTGGCTATCTATCCTGACAGGTGGCGCTTTCACACCGAGTTTCTATATTATATACCAAAGAGACCACCAGTTAGTTACTCGCTGGAATCACATGAGAAGGTAAGGGAGAAGCCACTTACGTTGGCAATGGAACTGGATAAGTCGTGAAGAGAGTGAGCTCCTTCAAACGACTCGAAGAAGGATGCCTCTTCAGGATTCTCAACGCTAGAGACATTTACTTTGACTGGTTTGGATTTCGAGTCTAAGGGCTGCATGTATGTCCCTGAACCAATCCTAGCATAGAAGAGGCATCCGGTTTCCTCTGAAGAAGAAGAAGAGTTCTTGGTTCCTGCTATGGAAGCTAATGGCAAGTTTGGACAAGCAAGCACACCTAACACTACTTTCCCTTTCTCCAGCAATCCTAGTGCTACAGCATACTGATCTCCCCTCAAAAACCTAAACAAGCTTAGTGTCAAGAACACACAACATTTGATCTTTGAGGGTAGAATAGATAGTTTAAGAACTTACCCTTTAGTGCCATCAATAGGATCCAAGACCCAATGTCGACCATTAGGACCACCTTCAGATGTGCCACAGTCGATGGCTCTGAGTAGATCATCTGTGGTTAAAGTAGAGTCAATGGCTTTGGTTAGATCCTCAGTAGCCAAAGTGTCGTTGACGAGTTTCGTTATGCGTTCAAGAAGATCCTCAGAACCATCCTTGCGTAGATCCGCTGAGTCCTGTAAACATAATTTAAAAAGACAGTGTGAGTCATAAAACAAACAAAACTCAAGATAAGTACTGTGAGAGAGACATACTCACCTCTTCAGCGACCAGTGAAAAGGGTTCAGAAGTGAGTTCCCTTTCCAAGACTATGCTGACAACTGCTTGTGAACCTGAAAACTCAACACAAAGGTCAGCTTAATTACTCTAAAGATACAACAAAGACAGTGTTACTTGTCTAAAACCATTGGCTTATGTAATTACATTTCAATCTCAGAGAAGATTGAAAGAGAAAAAACTAACCATAATCAGCAACGGTGACAGGACTTTTATCAGATTTTGATTGAACATCTGATTGCAACAAAGCCTTTTGAACTTTCTGAAACAAACCAAACAGAAGAAAAAAAAACACATTCTTTTAGAGAAAACCTGAATCACATATCAATACACATTCATCTCCAAATCCAGAAACTGGAGTCGAAACTGGGAAGATTACAAAATGGGTTTTCGAAAAGAATCAAACTTTAGAATCAAGAAAGAGACCTGACAGAGACGAGCTGCGAGGGAAGCAGCTTTCTTAGCAGCGTCAAGCTCTTTCTCGTAAGCCATGGATGAAACTACTCTTAGAGTAACAAATGAAGGAGACGACTTCCTTCTCAATACAGAAACGAGACCGTTCGGTGAATATCTGAATCTCGAAACTGATGCGAATGTCTGAAGCGGTGCCTTTGCTGTTCGAAAGCAATTTATAGATGACATCTCTCTCCTTTTCAACAAGAAGAAGATAAAATTGTCTTCACATTTTTCTAATTGCAATCTGACAGTCCATTATTATTTTCAAAATATTCCGTATATACCCTCGTACTTATTTATTCTCTTAAATTAAACCCTAACTTTTATTTCTATTTAAAAAGACCACAATTGCTCTCCTTGTTAAGTCGTTCATTTAGTACCAAACCTGAAACAACAAAAGCTGAGGGTCAAAAACGAAAATCAAAAACTTTTAACGTTCATAGATTGGTGGTTGTTGAGTTTGTGGTGCTGATGGAGAGATCGCACGTGGATGTTGTGTCGGAAACAAAGTGAAGATTATAGGTAGCGAAGGGCTTCTCGATTAGTTGAAGCCCAAGATGATCAAAAGCCCATTTCTTATTATATCTTTAGAGACGAAAAATCTGACGACGGCTTGGCCACTATAGTCTATATCCATCCACATGGATATTCTATTCTTCATCTAGACATTTGTTTAACAAGTTTTGGGTTTTCGGATAATTACATGATTAATGACCAAGAGACAAAAAAAAAAGACCAGATTTTTCAGATTTGATGTCGTGTTTGGAAAGCAAAGTTACGTAGTGGTTATTTGCGGGCGCAAGCAAAGAGGTCATGTTTCACGATACAAACAAACCTACTTTTATGTCTTCTTTCTTCTTTTTATTCTCTACAATCTCCAATAAAAGTATTATTCTACAAAAAGTCTTCTTGGTCTACCTTCCCACAAACTCAAGGTTTATATATACTTCCTTACTTATATATCTGTTCTTGATTTTGCGAATAATATATCCTCACTTTGACTCGGTTCTTGCGGAGCAGAGCAAGAGCTTTCCAATGAACAGATACAATCAACGTAATCAGCAACCTTCTTTTATTGCTGATCATTTCCACAGCTTGGATCAGGTTTCCAACTTTCTTTTACTTCATTTCTTGATTTGTTTATTTATAGTTGTTGAAGCAAAGTAGTAATGAATTCATAAGAAGCCTTGTTTTATTTATTAGGTGATAACTTCTTTGAGAGAAGCTGGACTAGAATCCTCAAACTTGATTTTAGGAATTGACTTCACCAAGAGCAATGAGTGGACAGGTGATTTATTTAATTCACATGTTGATAAAAGATGACTACAAATGGTTTTTGGTGTTTTTATGTTCTGACTGTCGTTGCAGGAAGACACTCATTCAATAGAAAAAGCCTTCACGCCATTGGTAAAAGACAGAATCCATATGAGCAAGCAATATCCATAATTGGCCGTACATTATCTCCATTTGATGAAGACGACCTTATACCTTGTTTCGGCTTTGGAGATGGTTAGTTTCTTTAACTTAATCTTTCAAGACGAAGATTTTTTTAAAAAAAAAAACCTAAATGGTTTTTATTATATGTATTCTTCCTCATGCAGTAACAACACGAGATCAATATGTATTCAGCTTTTATCCTGAGAACAAAAGCTGCGA
The DNA window shown above is from Brassica oleracea var. oleracea cultivar TO1000 chromosome C3, BOL, whole genome shotgun sequence and carries:
- the LOC106328745 gene encoding SAL1 phosphatase, which translates into the protein MSSINCFRTAKAPLQTFASVSRFRYSPNGLVSVLRRKSSPSFVTLRVVSSMAYEKELDAAKKAASLAARLCQKVQKALLQSDVQSKSDKSPVTVADYGSQAVVSIVLERELTSEPFSLVAEEDSADLRKDGSEDLLERITKLVNDTLATEDLTKAIDSTLTTDDLLRAIDCGTSEGGPNGRHWVLDPIDGTKGFLRGDQYAVALGLLEKGKVVLGVLACPNLPLASIAGTKNSSSSSEETGCLFYARIGSGTYMQPLDSKSKPVKVNVSSVENPEEASFFESFEGAHSLHDLSSSIANKLGVKAPPVRIDSQAKYGALSRGDGAIYLRFPHKGYREKIWDHVAGAIVVTEAGGIVTDAGGKPLDFSKGKYLDLDTGIIVANEKLMPLLLKAVRDSIAEQEKASSL